The following are from one region of the Deltaproteobacteria bacterium HGW-Deltaproteobacteria-6 genome:
- a CDS encoding 4Fe-4S ferredoxin, translated as MVVGAGIAGIQASLDLANSGMKVYLVENGISIGGVMAQLDKTFPTNDCSACILSPKLVEVGRHPNVTIKTRRTVESVEGEPGKFKVKLTSAPRYVNLDKCTGCGDCANVCPITVKAAFNGDLSERKAIYRHFPQAIPSGFAIDKLGTSPCKANCPTHISVQGYVALIADGKYKEALKLIKQDNPFPIVCGRVCNHPCETACMRGKVEDPIDIMHLKQFVADLDMNSETRYMPEKKPSKGKKVAVVGAGPSGLTCAYYLAIEGYDVEVFEALPVAGGWMAVGIPEYRLPKKVLNAEIKVIEDLGVKIHLNTKIGKDISFDKLKSDFAATFIGCGTMKSSKLNIPDEDMQGVIHGVDYLMQINLGKKVSLGDKVAVIGGGNVAMDAVRTAVRTGSKNVFILYRRTRAEMPAAPEEIEEAIEEGVEMKFLVAPKRVVGKDGKVTGIECTRMELGEPDKSGRRRPIEIKGSEFIVECDSIVPAIGQEADLSFITKESGVSINKWNNVDYDEITYATNVAGVFSGGDVVTGPQTVVKAVFAGKEAAKSIDLYLQGLDMKAGREKDWTKDLADKADVSNVPKVPREKYPLMKPADRKTNFQEVGIGFNEAQAIAEANRCLACGICSECYQCVDACVAKAIDHEMKIEEETIEVGAVIASPGFEIFDASKRGEYGYGIYKNVVTALQFERILSASGPFFGHVQRISDGKEPKKVAFIQCVGSRDVSCENSWCSSVCCMYATKEAIIGKEHAKGLEPTIFYMDIRAHGKDFDRFVNRAKDEYGIRYIRSMPSSIKEMQQTNNLLIKYVNQDGSFTEEEFDMVVLSVGLMPPKEAKKLSASLGIELEGHGFCKTSLENPVQTSRPGVFVCGAFGGPKDIPETVMEASAAAACAEGMLAGKRGTMITPVENPEEKDMRGQGVRTGVFVCHCGINIGGVVNVPEVRDFAATLPTVVYTADNLFTCSQDTAVKMAEVIKEKNLTRVVVASCSPRTHEGLFQENCEKAGLNRYLFEMANIRDQNSWVHMHEPEKATEKAKDLLRMAVAKAQYLKPLKPGQLSVNHQALIIGGGLAGIAAALSLADQGFASTIIEKEDKLGGNYNHLYKTLEGLDARAHLKGLLEKVYKNPLITVVTSAHIEKIEGFIGNYKTTVKAKDGEKVFEHGVVLVATGAYENKPKEYLYGENAKVKSQRELETLIYEKDPKLASVKNIVMIQCAGSRDKERPYCSRYCCSEAIKNALELKAADPSRDITILYRDIRTFAFKEDYYKKAREANIKFISYEENRKPEVVAAGDKVEVKVLDPILNENVTLPADVVALSIGVVPNPENAAIGQMLKVPTNQDGFFLEAHVKLRPVDFQTDGVFMCGMSHSPKFSDETITQANAAVSRACLVLSLDFIEAEGKTAYVNKERCSACGLCEINCPYSAIRVNVAEGCAEVNAVLCKGCGVCTASCRMNAVDLNGFNNEEVLAQIFNLN; from the coding sequence ATGGTGGTTGGCGCTGGTATCGCCGGCATTCAGGCCTCCCTTGATTTAGCCAATTCCGGAATGAAAGTATATCTCGTCGAAAACGGGATCAGCATCGGTGGCGTCATGGCCCAGCTGGATAAAACATTTCCCACAAATGACTGTTCCGCCTGTATTTTGTCGCCAAAACTGGTTGAAGTCGGCCGTCATCCGAATGTTACGATCAAAACCAGACGCACCGTGGAATCCGTGGAAGGCGAACCGGGGAAATTCAAGGTCAAACTGACTTCAGCTCCCCGATACGTGAATCTTGACAAATGCACCGGTTGCGGTGACTGCGCCAATGTCTGCCCGATCACGGTCAAAGCCGCATTCAACGGCGATTTAAGCGAAAGAAAAGCGATTTACCGGCACTTTCCCCAGGCTATTCCCAGCGGTTTCGCGATTGACAAACTGGGAACATCTCCCTGTAAAGCCAACTGTCCGACACACATCAGTGTTCAGGGTTATGTGGCGCTGATCGCCGACGGAAAATATAAAGAAGCCCTCAAACTCATCAAACAGGACAACCCGTTCCCCATCGTCTGCGGCCGCGTCTGTAACCATCCCTGCGAAACAGCCTGTATGCGCGGCAAGGTGGAAGATCCTATTGATATCATGCATCTGAAGCAGTTTGTTGCGGATCTCGATATGAATAGCGAAACGCGCTATATGCCGGAGAAAAAACCGAGCAAGGGCAAGAAAGTCGCCGTGGTTGGCGCCGGTCCTTCCGGACTCACCTGCGCCTACTATCTGGCCATTGAAGGCTATGATGTGGAAGTTTTCGAAGCCCTGCCGGTGGCGGGCGGCTGGATGGCTGTTGGTATTCCCGAATACCGCCTTCCCAAGAAAGTTCTGAACGCAGAAATCAAGGTCATCGAAGATCTGGGCGTAAAAATTCATCTCAATACCAAAATCGGGAAAGATATTTCCTTTGATAAACTGAAAAGCGATTTTGCCGCAACATTCATCGGTTGCGGCACCATGAAGAGCAGCAAACTCAATATTCCCGATGAAGATATGCAGGGCGTCATCCATGGCGTGGATTATCTGATGCAGATCAATCTGGGTAAAAAAGTCTCCCTGGGCGACAAAGTTGCTGTGATCGGCGGCGGTAACGTAGCCATGGACGCTGTCCGGACAGCCGTCCGCACCGGTTCCAAGAATGTTTTCATCCTCTACCGCCGGACCCGGGCGGAAATGCCTGCGGCTCCTGAAGAAATTGAAGAGGCTATTGAAGAAGGCGTGGAAATGAAATTCCTCGTTGCCCCGAAGCGCGTAGTGGGCAAAGACGGAAAAGTCACGGGTATTGAATGCACACGCATGGAGCTGGGCGAACCGGACAAAAGCGGTCGCCGCCGACCCATTGAAATCAAGGGGTCTGAATTCATCGTCGAATGCGACTCCATCGTTCCTGCGATCGGTCAGGAAGCGGATTTGTCCTTCATCACGAAGGAAAGCGGTGTTTCGATCAATAAGTGGAACAATGTTGATTACGATGAAATCACCTATGCAACCAATGTTGCCGGTGTCTTCTCCGGCGGTGATGTGGTCACCGGACCGCAGACCGTTGTTAAGGCCGTTTTTGCCGGCAAGGAAGCGGCAAAATCCATCGACCTTTATCTGCAGGGTCTGGACATGAAAGCCGGCCGTGAAAAAGACTGGACCAAGGATCTGGCGGATAAAGCGGATGTCTCCAATGTGCCCAAAGTTCCCCGGGAAAAATATCCCCTCATGAAACCGGCAGACCGTAAAACAAACTTCCAGGAAGTGGGCATTGGTTTTAACGAAGCCCAGGCGATTGCGGAAGCCAATCGCTGTCTGGCCTGCGGTATCTGTTCCGAGTGTTATCAGTGCGTGGATGCCTGTGTTGCCAAGGCCATCGACCATGAAATGAAAATAGAAGAAGAAACCATTGAAGTCGGCGCCGTCATCGCGTCACCCGGCTTTGAAATATTTGACGCCAGCAAGCGTGGTGAATATGGCTACGGCATTTATAAAAACGTTGTGACCGCGCTGCAGTTTGAACGCATTCTGTCCGCATCCGGTCCTTTCTTCGGTCATGTTCAGAGAATTTCCGACGGGAAGGAACCCAAGAAGGTTGCCTTTATTCAGTGCGTTGGTTCACGCGACGTCTCCTGCGAAAACAGCTGGTGTTCGTCGGTTTGCTGCATGTATGCGACCAAAGAGGCCATTATCGGCAAGGAACACGCGAAGGGGCTGGAGCCCACCATTTTCTACATGGACATCCGCGCCCACGGCAAGGATTTTGACCGGTTTGTCAACCGCGCCAAGGACGAATACGGAATCCGTTACATTCGCTCCATGCCGTCCTCCATTAAAGAAATGCAGCAGACGAATAATCTGCTGATCAAATATGTCAATCAGGACGGCAGTTTCACAGAAGAAGAATTTGACATGGTCGTTTTATCCGTCGGGTTGATGCCGCCTAAGGAAGCCAAGAAACTTTCCGCGAGCCTCGGCATTGAGCTCGAAGGGCACGGCTTCTGCAAAACCAGTCTGGAAAATCCTGTTCAGACCTCTCGCCCCGGCGTGTTCGTTTGCGGCGCCTTCGGCGGACCGAAAGATATTCCGGAAACCGTTATGGAAGCCTCGGCTGCCGCCGCCTGCGCGGAAGGCATGTTGGCTGGCAAACGCGGCACCATGATTACCCCGGTGGAAAACCCCGAAGAAAAAGATATGCGTGGACAGGGCGTACGCACCGGCGTATTCGTCTGCCACTGCGGCATCAATATCGGCGGCGTGGTCAATGTTCCTGAAGTTCGGGACTTTGCCGCAACACTGCCGACCGTTGTTTACACGGCCGATAACCTCTTTACCTGTTCTCAGGATACGGCGGTGAAGATGGCGGAAGTCATCAAGGAAAAGAATCTGACCCGCGTGGTTGTCGCGTCCTGCTCGCCCCGCACGCATGAAGGATTGTTCCAGGAAAACTGCGAGAAGGCCGGCCTCAACCGGTATCTGTTCGAGATGGCCAATATTCGCGACCAGAATTCCTGGGTGCATATGCACGAACCGGAGAAAGCCACCGAGAAAGCAAAAGATCTGCTGAGAATGGCTGTGGCCAAGGCTCAGTATCTGAAACCTTTAAAACCCGGACAGCTGTCCGTCAACCATCAGGCGTTGATTATCGGAGGCGGTTTGGCAGGCATTGCTGCGGCTTTGTCGCTCGCCGATCAGGGATTTGCCTCTACGATCATTGAAAAAGAAGATAAACTGGGCGGCAATTATAACCACCTGTATAAGACGCTCGAAGGGCTGGACGCGCGCGCTCACTTGAAAGGTCTGCTGGAAAAAGTTTACAAGAATCCTTTGATCACGGTTGTTACCTCGGCCCATATTGAAAAAATTGAAGGGTTTATCGGAAACTACAAAACCACCGTGAAGGCTAAAGACGGCGAGAAAGTCTTCGAACATGGCGTGGTTCTGGTGGCGACCGGCGCTTATGAAAACAAACCGAAAGAGTACCTCTATGGTGAAAACGCCAAGGTGAAATCGCAGCGCGAGCTGGAAACGCTGATTTATGAAAAGGATCCGAAACTGGCTTCCGTGAAAAATATCGTCATGATTCAGTGTGCAGGCAGCCGCGACAAGGAAAGACCTTATTGCAGCCGCTACTGCTGCTCCGAAGCGATCAAGAATGCCCTGGAGCTGAAAGCCGCTGATCCATCCCGTGACATCACGATCCTTTACCGCGATATCCGGACCTTCGCGTTCAAGGAAGACTATTACAAGAAAGCCAGGGAAGCGAATATCAAATTCATTTCTTATGAAGAAAACCGCAAACCGGAAGTAGTTGCAGCGGGCGATAAGGTGGAAGTGAAAGTCCTGGATCCGATCCTTAATGAGAACGTAACGCTGCCCGCTGATGTCGTGGCCCTGAGCATCGGTGTTGTGCCGAATCCGGAAAACGCAGCCATCGGTCAGATGCTGAAAGTACCCACCAACCAGGACGGCTTCTTCCTGGAAGCGCATGTCAAACTGCGCCCGGTCGATTTCCAGACGGATGGTGTGTTCATGTGCGGCATGTCGCATTCGCCCAAGTTCAGCGATGAGACGATTACCCAGGCTAACGCCGCCGTTTCGCGCGCCTGTCTGGTCTTAAGTCTTGATTTCATCGAGGCGGAAGGGAAAACCGCTTATGTGAATAAAGAAAGATGTTCGGCCTGCGGACTTTGCGAGATCAACTGTCCCTACAGCGCGATTCGCGTGAACGTTGCCGAAGGTTGCGCAGAAGTCAATGCCGTTCTTTGCAAAGGCTGCGGTGTCTGTACAGCGTCCTGCCGCATGAACGCGGTGGATTTAAACGGATTCAACAACGAAGAAGTGCTGGCACAGATATTTAATTTAAACTAA
- a CDS encoding 4Fe-4S ferredoxin, giving the protein MAHKNSQKRVKPEDRKKKVVGVVARGCTTRSLIIHLQERQYEREDVCIIGVPCDGYVDGKGLKVKIGGADIADGSIDGGQINMKTSDGDKTVALKDVLAECCVTCRFNNPIISDVMIGSPAPAMNPDAEYNDVKEFEAKDMEERWAYFTKEMEKCMRCNACRQACPSCYCPVCFVEQSQPQWVGIGEDKSDTQVFQFMRLYHMVGRCVDCGSCVSVCPMGVDLRKFLKKIDKDGWEMFGNRAGSSMEDMPPLGKYDEHHDKQDFIYNP; this is encoded by the coding sequence ATGGCTCATAAGAATTCACAGAAGCGCGTAAAACCCGAAGACCGGAAGAAAAAGGTCGTAGGCGTTGTCGCCCGCGGCTGCACGACCCGATCGCTCATCATTCATCTTCAGGAAAGACAGTATGAACGGGAAGACGTTTGCATTATCGGCGTTCCCTGCGACGGCTATGTGGACGGCAAAGGACTGAAAGTCAAGATTGGCGGGGCGGACATTGCGGACGGATCGATCGACGGCGGCCAGATCAACATGAAGACATCTGACGGTGACAAAACCGTCGCCCTCAAGGATGTGCTGGCGGAGTGCTGTGTGACCTGCCGTTTCAATAACCCGATTATTTCCGATGTCATGATCGGATCGCCCGCTCCCGCGATGAATCCGGATGCGGAATACAATGACGTCAAAGAATTCGAAGCCAAAGATATGGAAGAACGCTGGGCTTATTTCACCAAGGAAATGGAAAAATGCATGCGCTGCAACGCCTGCCGTCAGGCCTGTCCGTCCTGTTATTGCCCGGTTTGCTTTGTTGAACAGAGTCAGCCGCAGTGGGTGGGCATCGGTGAAGACAAGAGCGATACGCAGGTGTTTCAGTTTATGCGCCTGTATCATATGGTCGGCCGCTGCGTCGATTGCGGGTCCTGTGTTTCCGTCTGCCCGATGGGCGTTGATCTGCGCAAGTTCCTCAAGAAGATCGACAAAGATGGCTGGGAAATGTTCGGCAACCGCGCGGGTTCCAGCATGGAAGATATGCCGCCTTTGGGCAAATATGAC